From Zymoseptoria tritici IPO323 chromosome 6, whole genome shotgun sequence, one genomic window encodes:
- a CDS encoding 60S ribosomal protein L28 encodes MPTRLTKTRKHRGHVSAGHGRVGKARKHPGGRGMAGGQHHHRTNLDKYHPGYFGKVGMRYFHKLQNQFWKPVINLDKLWSLVPIEQREKYLANKSADTAPVLDLLPLGYSKVLGKGRLPQVPIIVRARYVSKDAERKIKEAGGVVQLVA; translated from the exons ATGCCTACCAGACTCACCAAGACCCGCAAGCA CCGCGGTCACGTTTCGGCCGGTCATGGTCGTGTCGGAAAGGCGAGAAAGCATCCCGGTGGTCGCGGTATGGCTGGTGGtcagcaccaccaccgcacCAACTTGGACAAGTACCATCCCGGTTACTTCGGAAAGGTCGGTATGAGATACTTCCACAAGCTCCAGAACCAGTTCTGGAAGCCGGTCATCAACCTCGACAAG CTCTGGTCTCTCGTCCCAATCGAGCAGCGCGAGAAGTACCTCGCCAACAAGTCCGCCGACACCGCTCCagtcctcgacctcctccctctcggCTACAGCAAGGTCCTCGGAAAGGGTCGTCTCCCTCAGGTCCCGATCATCGTCCGCGCCCGCTACGTCAGCAAGGACGCCGAGCGCAAGATCAAGGAGGCCGGCGGTGTTGTTCAGCTCGTCGCTTAG